One region of Bacillus zhangzhouensis genomic DNA includes:
- a CDS encoding YybS family protein codes for MKQTKALVEGAIIMSIFAVMMLFYLYVPLLFIIFLLAAPIPIILYTIRHGLKKGIAAGAIGIVISFLIGSINGLMTAPILIAVGLGMGVFYSRRQPGNAIIIGALIYLFSFLISFVVSVQLFQIDIMNFAKESIEQMMPMVESVLKQSGASEKDITKQLKQFKEMQDTALSALPVTLLIAVTLTAFVNHWFVRPLLKRFVSDMPPLKKFKDMRLPKSMVWYYLLTLLLMLIQTEKGSFLWLVQTSAYQILFILVLIQGFSFIFYYCHEKSISKAIPIYAVVLTVFFPPICVIVRIIGIADIGFDLREKVKNNHSL; via the coding sequence GTGAAACAAACAAAAGCGTTAGTAGAGGGTGCAATCATCATGAGTATTTTCGCAGTCATGATGCTGTTTTATTTATATGTGCCGCTATTATTCATTATTTTCTTACTAGCTGCTCCGATTCCAATCATCCTCTATACAATTAGACATGGCTTAAAAAAAGGAATTGCTGCTGGCGCTATTGGCATAGTGATCAGCTTTTTAATTGGATCTATAAATGGTCTGATGACTGCACCAATATTGATTGCTGTTGGATTAGGCATGGGTGTTTTCTACAGCAGAAGGCAGCCCGGGAATGCCATCATTATAGGTGCGCTGATCTATTTATTCAGTTTTCTCATCTCCTTTGTTGTCAGTGTTCAGCTCTTTCAAATCGATATCATGAATTTTGCGAAAGAGTCGATTGAGCAAATGATGCCGATGGTAGAGAGTGTTTTAAAGCAATCCGGGGCTTCTGAAAAGGACATAACCAAACAGCTCAAACAGTTTAAAGAGATGCAGGATACGGCATTAAGTGCTTTACCTGTAACGCTTTTGATCGCTGTTACTTTGACGGCTTTTGTGAATCATTGGTTCGTGCGGCCTTTGCTCAAACGGTTTGTTTCAGACATGCCGCCTTTGAAGAAATTTAAGGATATGCGGCTGCCAAAAAGCATGGTATGGTATTATTTACTCACACTGCTTTTAATGCTGATTCAGACGGAAAAAGGCAGCTTTTTATGGCTCGTTCAAACGAGTGCATATCAAATTTTATTTATACTGGTGCTTATTCAGGGATTTTCTTTTATCTTCTATTATTGCCACGAAAAGAGCATCTCAAAAGCGATACCCATTTACGCTGTCGTGTTAACGGTTTTCTTTCCGCCGATCTGTGTGATTGTGCGTATTATAGGGATTGCTGACATAGGCTTTGATTTAAGAGAAAAAGTAAAAAACAATCATTCACTCTGA
- a CDS encoding manganese-dependent inorganic pyrophosphatase, protein MGKTLVFGHKNPDTDTICSAIAYAHLKNKIGVQAEAVRLGEINGETQYALDFFQQEAPRFIETAAKETKKVILVDHNEFQQSVSDIDQVQITEVIDHHRIANFETSEPLYYRAEPVGCTATILNKMYKENQVTIEKEIAGLLLSAIISDSLLFKSPTCTQQDIDAAHELAKIAGVDPEVYGLDMLKAGADLSQKTVQELITLDAKEFALGKSKVEIAQVNTVDIAEVTARQADIEAKINEVIAAKGLDLFVLVITDILENDSLALALGTEAAKVEKAFNVTLENNTALLKGVVSRKKQVVPALTDALS, encoded by the coding sequence ATGGGAAAAACACTCGTATTCGGACACAAAAATCCTGACACAGACACGATTTGCTCTGCTATTGCTTACGCTCATCTGAAAAACAAAATCGGTGTTCAGGCAGAAGCCGTCAGACTTGGAGAAATCAATGGGGAAACACAATACGCATTAGATTTCTTTCAACAAGAAGCACCTCGTTTCATTGAAACGGCTGCAAAAGAAACAAAAAAAGTCATTCTTGTCGATCATAACGAATTCCAGCAAAGTGTAAGCGATATTGATCAAGTACAAATAACTGAGGTCATTGACCACCACCGTATTGCCAACTTTGAAACAAGTGAACCTCTTTACTATCGTGCTGAGCCTGTAGGCTGTACAGCAACGATCTTAAACAAAATGTATAAAGAAAACCAAGTGACGATTGAAAAAGAAATCGCTGGTTTGCTTTTATCTGCGATCATTTCTGATTCTTTACTATTCAAATCCCCAACATGCACACAGCAAGATATTGATGCTGCGCATGAGCTTGCAAAAATCGCAGGGGTAGATCCAGAAGTTTATGGCCTAGATATGCTGAAAGCCGGCGCTGATCTAAGCCAAAAAACGGTTCAAGAATTAATTACACTTGATGCAAAAGAATTCGCACTGGGCAAAAGCAAAGTGGAAATTGCACAAGTCAATACAGTAGATATCGCTGAAGTGACAGCAAGACAGGCTGACATTGAAGCGAAAATCAATGAAGTCATTGCAGCAAAAGGTCTTGATCTATTTGTTCTAGTCATCACAGATATTTTAGAAAATGACTCCCTTGCTCTTGCACTCGGTACAGAAGCAGCAAAAGTAGAAAAAGCATTTAACGTCACGCTTGAAAACAACACAGCTTTACTAAAAGGTGTTGTATCAAGAAAGAAACAAGTCGTACCTGCACTGACAGACGCACTTTCTTAA
- a CDS encoding DUF3298 and DUF4163 domain-containing protein, whose translation MDKYLEHLKEEYLEIPIPPEYDVMVERTLKRKNKKPHFQQWTIGLVAAAALFVTTVNVSPQAARAISEVPVIGELVKVVTFTEFKKSDQGTNIDLKTPHVSGLGDRTLQDSLNEKYLAENKKLYQDFEKETKGYKNGHLSVESGYEVRTNNDQILSLGRYKVTTQASAAEEMTYDTVDKKNHVLITLPSLFKDDRYIDVISEHMKEQMKKQMKEDSNKMYWIGKQDMADPFKKMKPDQNFYINSKGKLVISFNEYDVAPGYMGVVEFTIPTSVLKDILVSDTYIH comes from the coding sequence ATGGATAAGTATTTGGAACATTTAAAAGAGGAATATTTAGAAATCCCTATTCCACCGGAATATGATGTTATGGTTGAACGAACGTTAAAAAGAAAAAATAAAAAACCTCATTTTCAGCAATGGACCATTGGACTAGTTGCTGCAGCAGCTCTTTTTGTCACAACTGTGAATGTCAGTCCACAGGCAGCAAGAGCGATTTCGGAGGTGCCTGTCATTGGCGAGCTGGTAAAAGTCGTGACGTTTACAGAATTTAAAAAGAGCGATCAAGGCACGAATATTGATCTTAAAACACCACACGTTTCAGGACTTGGGGACAGAACATTACAAGACAGTCTGAATGAAAAATATTTAGCTGAAAACAAAAAGCTGTATCAAGATTTTGAAAAGGAAACAAAGGGTTATAAAAATGGTCATTTAAGTGTTGAGAGCGGTTATGAAGTGAGAACGAACAATGATCAAATCCTTTCACTAGGCCGATACAAGGTGACGACTCAGGCTTCTGCGGCAGAGGAAATGACATATGATACGGTTGATAAGAAAAACCATGTCCTCATTACATTACCAAGCCTGTTTAAAGATGATCGTTATATTGATGTGATTAGTGAACATATGAAAGAACAAATGAAGAAACAGATGAAAGAGGATTCAAACAAAATGTATTGGATTGGCAAGCAAGATATGGCAGATCCATTTAAGAAAATGAAGCCGGATCAAAACTTCTATATCAATTCAAAAGGGAAGCTTGTGATTTCCTTTAATGAATATGATGTGGCGCCTGGCTACATGGGTGTTGTTGAATTCACGATTCCAACAAGCGTGCTAAAGGATATTCTCGTTAGTGATACGTACATTCATTAA
- a CDS encoding RNA polymerase sigma factor — protein MKKRTIDDQFADYVMEHKHSFYRLSYSYVKNQEDAMDVVQEAIHKALKSVHRLEDASKMHSWFYKIVVNTALDFLRKKKRVQVTDDDTLEFLSQGESDIYEDQDVKRAIEDLPEMYRVIIILRFFEDLKLEDIAQILDENENTIKTRLYKALRLLKVELSQEEI, from the coding sequence ATGAAGAAACGAACAATAGATGATCAATTTGCGGATTACGTCATGGAGCATAAACACAGTTTTTATCGGTTGTCCTATAGTTATGTCAAAAACCAAGAAGATGCCATGGATGTTGTTCAGGAGGCGATTCATAAAGCACTCAAATCTGTTCACCGATTAGAGGATGCGAGCAAGATGCATAGCTGGTTTTATAAGATCGTGGTGAACACTGCCCTAGACTTTTTACGAAAGAAGAAGCGGGTGCAGGTGACAGATGATGATACGCTTGAATTCTTATCACAGGGAGAATCAGATATATACGAGGATCAAGACGTCAAACGGGCTATAGAGGATTTGCCTGAGATGTATCGAGTCATCATTATTTTGAGATTCTTTGAAGATTTAAAATTAGAGGACATCGCCCAGATTCTTGATGAAAATGAAAACACCATTAAAACAAGATTATATAAAGCACTGCGGCTTTTAAAAGTAGAATTATCACAGGAGGAAATTTAA
- the wrbA gene encoding NAD(P)H:quinone oxidoreductase: MENVKLAIIYYSSTGTNYQMAKWAEAGAKEAGAEVKVLKVAELASESVVASNPAWKAHLDETKDVPEVQLSDLEWADAIIFSMPTRFGNLPAQMKQFLDTTGGLWFQGKLANKAVSAMTSAQNANGGQEQTILSLYTTMFHWGAIIAAPGYTDDSLYGAGGNPYGVSVTVDQNGKIQEDAEAAVKHQAKRTVNVAEWIKKGQNA; this comes from the coding sequence ATGGAAAACGTAAAATTAGCGATTATATATTATAGTTCAACAGGTACAAACTATCAGATGGCGAAATGGGCTGAAGCTGGCGCAAAAGAAGCTGGTGCAGAAGTCAAAGTATTAAAGGTTGCTGAATTGGCATCAGAATCAGTTGTAGCCTCAAATCCAGCATGGAAAGCACATTTAGACGAAACAAAGGATGTGCCAGAGGTTCAATTAAGTGATTTAGAGTGGGCAGATGCCATCATCTTTAGTATGCCGACACGATTCGGTAATCTTCCAGCTCAAATGAAGCAGTTCTTAGATACAACAGGCGGCCTATGGTTCCAAGGGAAATTGGCAAACAAAGCAGTCAGCGCAATGACTTCTGCACAAAACGCAAATGGCGGACAGGAGCAGACGATTCTGAGCCTTTACACTACGATGTTTCACTGGGGAGCAATTATTGCCGCTCCTGGATACACAGATGATTCTTTATACGGTGCAGGGGGCAACCCTTATGGCGTAAGTGTCACTGTTGACCAAAATGGAAAAATCCAAGAGGATGCGGAAGCAGCTGTGAAACATCAGGCAAAACGTACTGTCAATGTGGCAGAATGGATCAAAAAAGGTCAAAATGCTTAA